From one Lycium ferocissimum isolate CSIRO_LF1 chromosome 7, AGI_CSIRO_Lferr_CH_V1, whole genome shotgun sequence genomic stretch:
- the LOC132065123 gene encoding protodermal factor 1 isoform X2, whose amino-acid sequence MDWSQKLYFTAFVVVATAASIRGIHGYAMVSGTVFCDQCKDGQVSLFDYPLNGTKVAMACPDNNGQMTTWGEETTNWLGSFAMRFDGTPDLGGCVAQVTNSSEEGTRGCGTGGGQGRSPRLMFRMFDMEMYTVDPLISQPEDPMSFCPRFSYPQPHPNPVSPPTPPSTLPVPTLPPTPPLPHLPPMPTLPPLPHLPPLPPLPPMPPVPYLEASACPHQNWMMPEYRCYWKVINPDSKVGVVFGLIAARKYGTDITLWEGMKGRGEPYTTLLREGTTALLNSYNSVQFPYHPLGVIQHMNWALMGSTQQVMHTALSFLRANSGNGRFTCKFNPCK is encoded by the exons ATGGATTGGTCCCAAAAGCTTTACTTTACAGcttttgtagttgttgcaacagctGCATCCATTCGTGGAATTCATGGTTATGCTATGGTCTCTGGCACTGTCTTCTGTGACCAATGCAAAGATGGCCAAGTATCTCTTTTTGATTATCCTCTAAATG GAACAAAAGTGGCAATGGCATGCCCAGACAACAATGGGCAAATGACAACATGGGGAGAAGAAACAACAAATTGGCTAGGAAGTTTTGCAATGAGGTTCGACGGAACGCCAGATTTGGGTGGTTGTGTTGCACAG GTTACAAACAGTAGTGAAGAAGGGACAAGAGGGTGTGGGACAGGTGGAGGACAAGGGAGGTCACCAAGATTAATGTTTAGGATGTTTGATATGGAAATGTACACTGTTGATCCTTTGATTTCTCAGCCTGAAGATCCTATGTCTTTTTGTCCAAGATTTTCATATCCACAACCACATCCCAACCCTGTTTCTCCACCTACACCACCATCAACACTTCCAGTTCCAACATTGCCACCTACTC CACCATTGCCTCATTTACCCCCAATGCCTACTTTACCACCATTGCCTCATTTACCCCCATTGCCTCCTTTACCACCAATGCCACCTGTGCCCTATTTGGAAGCTTCAGCTTGCCCACACCA GAACTGGATGATGCCAGAATACAGATGCTATTGGAAAGTAATAAATCCAGATTCAAAAGTAGGTGTTGTATTTGGTCTAATTGCTGCTAGAAAATATGGCACTGATATAACATTATGGGAAGGAATGAAAGGCAGAGGAGAGCCTTATACAACTTTACTCAGAGAAGGAACAACTGCACTTTTGAATTCTTATAACAGTGTACAGTTCCCATATCATCCATTGGGTGTCATTCAACATATGAATTGGGCATTAATGGGATCCACTCAACAAGTTATGCACACAGCTTTGAGTTTCTTGAGGGCTAATTCTGGAAATGGCAGATTCACTTGCAAGTTCAATCCTTGCAAATGA
- the LOC132065123 gene encoding protodermal factor 1 isoform X1, whose translation MDWSQKLYFTAFVVVATAASIRGIHGYAMVSGTVFCDQCKDGQVSLFDYPLNGTKVAMACPDNNGQMTTWGEETTNWLGSFAMRFDGTPDLGGCVAQVTNSSEEGTRGCGTGGGQGRSPRLMFRMFDMEMYTVDPLISQPEDPMSFCPRFSYPQPHPNPVSPPTPPSTLPVPTLPPTPPLPHLPPMPTLPPLPHLPPMPTLPPLPHLPPLPPLPPMPPVPYLEASACPHQNWMMPEYRCYWKVINPDSKVGVVFGLIAARKYGTDITLWEGMKGRGEPYTTLLREGTTALLNSYNSVQFPYHPLGVIQHMNWALMGSTQQVMHTALSFLRANSGNGRFTCKFNPCK comes from the exons ATGGATTGGTCCCAAAAGCTTTACTTTACAGcttttgtagttgttgcaacagctGCATCCATTCGTGGAATTCATGGTTATGCTATGGTCTCTGGCACTGTCTTCTGTGACCAATGCAAAGATGGCCAAGTATCTCTTTTTGATTATCCTCTAAATG GAACAAAAGTGGCAATGGCATGCCCAGACAACAATGGGCAAATGACAACATGGGGAGAAGAAACAACAAATTGGCTAGGAAGTTTTGCAATGAGGTTCGACGGAACGCCAGATTTGGGTGGTTGTGTTGCACAG GTTACAAACAGTAGTGAAGAAGGGACAAGAGGGTGTGGGACAGGTGGAGGACAAGGGAGGTCACCAAGATTAATGTTTAGGATGTTTGATATGGAAATGTACACTGTTGATCCTTTGATTTCTCAGCCTGAAGATCCTATGTCTTTTTGTCCAAGATTTTCATATCCACAACCACATCCCAACCCTGTTTCTCCACCTACACCACCATCAACACTTCCAGTTCCAACATTGCCACCTACTCCTCCATTGCCTCATTTACCCCCAATGCCTACTTTACCACCATTGCCTCATTTACCCCCAATGCCTACTTTACCACCATTGCCTCATTTACCCCCATTGCCTCCTTTACCACCAATGCCACCTGTGCCCTATTTGGAAGCTTCAGCTTGCCCACACCA GAACTGGATGATGCCAGAATACAGATGCTATTGGAAAGTAATAAATCCAGATTCAAAAGTAGGTGTTGTATTTGGTCTAATTGCTGCTAGAAAATATGGCACTGATATAACATTATGGGAAGGAATGAAAGGCAGAGGAGAGCCTTATACAACTTTACTCAGAGAAGGAACAACTGCACTTTTGAATTCTTATAACAGTGTACAGTTCCCATATCATCCATTGGGTGTCATTCAACATATGAATTGGGCATTAATGGGATCCACTCAACAAGTTATGCACACAGCTTTGAGTTTCTTGAGGGCTAATTCTGGAAATGGCAGATTCACTTGCAAGTTCAATCCTTGCAAATGA